The genomic interval GGCGCCGGCAGGCGCGTGCATTCGCACAGCGGCGTGGTATACTGCTTGCACCGACGTCCGGGCGCACAAGAGGACGCGAGAAGGGAGTGTGTTTCGAATGGCCCGTCCAAACTACGGAGCCGCGAAGCGGACGAAAGAGCTCAAGAAGAAGGCCAAGCGGGAAGCCAAGCTTGCCCGGAGGCACGCGCGGCGGGCGGATCAGGGGCAGCCGGAATCGGCGGCGAATGCACCCACCTCGGAGCCTACATCCTCCCCCGTGAGCCCGATCGAGCCCGGACCGACCTCCCACACCGAGTGACCCTCCGCCTTACGCGTCCTCGGGATTCAGCGACTTGAACACTAGCGAGGCCGCGGCACCGCCGGCCAAGTTCGCGACCAAGTAGATCCAAAAACTCGACCAGGGGACCAGTCCCATCGTCGAGATACCCACCGCCACCGCCGGGTTGAACACGCCGCCCGAGATCCCGCCCACGGCAAATGCGCCGGTCATCACGGTCATCCCGATCGCCAGGCCGTAAAAGGAGTTCCCTGCGGTTCCTTTAGCGGTCGTGACGTTGAGCATCACGTATACCAACGCAAAGGTATAGAGGAACTCCGCGACCAACGCAGGCCCCACGGC from bacterium carries:
- a CDS encoding aquaporin, with amino-acid sequence AVGPALVAEFLYTFALVYVMLNVTTAKGTAGNSFYGLAIGMTVMTGAFAVGGISGGVFNPAVAVGISTMGLVPWSSFWIYLVANLAGGAAASLVFKSLNPEDA